One genomic segment of Oncorhynchus gorbuscha isolate QuinsamMale2020 ecotype Even-year unplaced genomic scaffold, OgorEven_v1.0 Un_scaffold_1403, whole genome shotgun sequence includes these proteins:
- the LOC124022476 gene encoding gastrula zinc finger protein XlCGF17.1-like isoform X4 — protein sequence MASVKMEDFSQTLELNVNIKDEEEKIGTSVSHGDHVETFSTSREQQQEDHRAKRSHHCPHCEEIFPILSKLKIHLKLHIGENLHFCTDCGKNFTTSRAMIVHQRVHTGEKPFSCSDCRKSFSQSSHLKQHERIHTGEKPYSCSDCGNSFSGRGHLKQHERIHTGEKPYSCSDCWKSFSHSSHLKQHERIHTGEKPYSCSDCGKCFTQSSQLKVHQRTHTGEKPYFCSDCGNSFSHLGHFKTHERIHTGEKPYSCSDCGKCFTTSTVLKVHQRTHTGEKPCSCSDCGKCFTTSTELKVHQRTHTGEKPYFCSDCRASFSQSSHLKRHERIHTGEKPYYCSDCGKCFKSSAELNGHQRTHTREKPFFCSYCGKNFSRLANVKTHQRLHT from the coding sequence gagatcatgttgagacattctctacatccagagagcaacagcaggaagATCACAGAGCTAAGAGGTCTCACCACTGCCCACATTGTGAGGAGATTTTCCCAATTCTATCAAAGCTAAAAATACACCTAAAACTACATATAGGAGAGAATCTGCATTTCTGCACTGACTGTGGGAAGAATTTCACCACATCAAGGGCTATGATAGTTCACCAGAgagtacacacaggagagaagcctttctcctgctctgactgtaggAAGAGTTTCTCTCAATCGAGCCACCTAAAACAACATgaacgtatacacacaggagagaagccttactcctgctctgactgtggaaataGTTTCTCTGGACGGGGACATCTAAAACAACATgaacgtatacacacaggagagaagccttactcctgctctgactgttgGAAGAGTTTCTCTCACTCGAGCCACCTAAAACAACATgaacgtatacacacaggagagaagccttactcctgctctgactgtggaaaatgcttCACACAATCGTCTCAGCTGAaagttcaccagagaacacacacaggagagaagccttacttctgctctgactgtggaaataGTTTCTCTCACCTGGGCCACTTTAAAACACATgaacgcatacacacaggagagaagccatactcctgctctgactgtggaaaatgcttcacaacatcaactgtgctaaaagttcaccagagaacacacacaggagagaagccttgcTCCTgttctgactgtggaaaatgcttcacaacatcaactgagctaaaagttcaccagagaacacacacaggagagaagccttacttctgctctgactgtAGGGCGAGTTTCTCTCAATCCAGCCACCTAAAACGACATgaacgtatacacacaggagagaagccttactactgctctgactgtggaaaatgttttaaaTCATCAGCTGAGCTAAACggtcatcagagaacacacacacgagagaagCCTTTCTTCTGCTCTTACTGTGGCAAGAACTTCTCCCGATTGGCCAATGTAAAAACACACCAACGGCTACACACTTGA
- the LOC124022476 gene encoding gastrula zinc finger protein XlCGF17.1-like isoform X3, whose protein sequence is MASVKLEDCSQTLELNVNIKDEEEEEKIGTYVSHGDHVETFSTSREQQQEDHRAKRSHHCPHCEEIFPILSKLKIHLKLHIGENLHFCTDCGKNFTTSRAMIVHQRVHTGEKPFSCSDCRKSFSQSSHLKQHERIHTGEKPYSCSDCGNSFSGRGHLKQHERIHTGEKPYSCSDCWKSFSHSSHLKQHERIHTGEKPYSCSDCGKCFTQSSQLKVHQRTHTGEKPYFCSDCGNSFSHLGHFKTHERIHTGEKPYSCSDCGKCFTTSTVLKVHQRTHTGEKPCSCSDCGKCFTTSTELKVHQRTHTGEKPYFCSDCRASFSQSSHLKRHERIHTGEKPYYCSDCGKCFKSSAELNGHQRTHTREKPFFCSYCGKNFSRLANVKTHQRLHT, encoded by the coding sequence gagatcatgttgagacattctctacatccagagagcaacagcaggaagATCACAGAGCTAAGAGGTCTCACCACTGCCCACATTGTGAGGAGATTTTCCCAATTCTATCAAAGCTAAAAATACACCTAAAACTACATATAGGAGAGAATCTGCATTTCTGCACTGACTGTGGGAAGAATTTCACCACATCAAGGGCTATGATAGTTCACCAGAgagtacacacaggagagaagcctttctcctgctctgactgtaggAAGAGTTTCTCTCAATCGAGCCACCTAAAACAACATgaacgtatacacacaggagagaagccttactcctgctctgactgtggaaataGTTTCTCTGGACGGGGACATCTAAAACAACATgaacgtatacacacaggagagaagccttactcctgctctgactgttgGAAGAGTTTCTCTCACTCGAGCCACCTAAAACAACATgaacgtatacacacaggagagaagccttactcctgctctgactgtggaaaatgcttCACACAATCGTCTCAGCTGAaagttcaccagagaacacacacaggagagaagccttacttctgctctgactgtggaaataGTTTCTCTCACCTGGGCCACTTTAAAACACATgaacgcatacacacaggagagaagccatactcctgctctgactgtggaaaatgcttcacaacatcaactgtgctaaaagttcaccagagaacacacacaggagagaagccttgcTCCTgttctgactgtggaaaatgcttcacaacatcaactgagctaaaagttcaccagagaacacacacaggagagaagccttacttctgctctgactgtAGGGCGAGTTTCTCTCAATCCAGCCACCTAAAACGACATgaacgtatacacacaggagagaagccttactactgctctgactgtggaaaatgttttaaaTCATCAGCTGAGCTAAACggtcatcagagaacacacacacgagagaagCCTTTCTTCTGCTCTTACTGTGGCAAGAACTTCTCCCGATTGGCCAATGTAAAAACACACCAACGGCTACACACTTGA